Within the Hippoglossus hippoglossus isolate fHipHip1 chromosome 20, fHipHip1.pri, whole genome shotgun sequence genome, the region tgtataaaactaaaataaaactaatcGAAAAtggagatttaaaagaggaaaggGGGGCTCTCAAATCAAAAGCTCCATCTCACTTCCTGGGAGGAGTAAAGCAGAAAACTTCTATCATGAAGAAATGGATCCAGTGTGAGCATCAaccaggagaggagaggaatgcACGGTGATTATAATTCAAcatatttacttttatatttacaaatgttGTTCATACAGCTCCTCTTCCAAATAGACGCTTGCACAGCATCAGCACCCTGAcatatactctctctctctctctctctctctctctctctctctctctctctctctctctctctctcaggcggGTCAGCCCAGTCCATATAACCCAgtctctccagcagcaggaggctgactccccctccctccctccctcccttccgcttgtctccccctcctcagcCTGGAACTTGTGAATCAATTTATGCGTCAGCCTCGCTCCTGATTGGTCCATGCATATGTGCGATGACAACAttgtggggagagagagagagagagagagagagagagagagagagagagagagagagagagagaaaaagagagccAGCCAAAAATCCATTGATGAAGTGTTGGTGAGGAGAGAAGCAGCGTGTTTTGTTCATTTCCTGCTCAGGTCCTGAGGTGGATGGTTTTTATAcgtttctttttcctctggttCTTCAGGAAGAATGTACCACAGgtaggaaagaaaaggaaaatgcacaaactgtatagtatagtatagtataagTACCAAAGGGCAAAAGTGGCTCAGCTAATGACAGGAATGTGAGCAATGTAAAGGGGATTACACTTCAGCGTGCCACCAAATTTGGCACTAGATTAAAGGGCaccagtgtaaaaaaaacatttctgtgggACTCAGGATTTCTCCGCTTGTAAATGATTTGTTTCTAAAGAAAAAGTTTAACTAATTACTGTGATTGTTTTTCCTCATGTGGATCTGGAGGAAATGAAGATgtactttaaaatgttgtggAAAAATAGCctgttattttcatattttcacatcatTGGCTCAGTCAGTGGATCTAATGTCCTATGTCTGCAGGatgtttgattttctgtttgcatTTTCCCCAATTTCTAAATCTTTAGGAAAAGCTCCAGTCAGGATCACAGCTTTTTGAATGACTGTAGATAAAGCAGATCCCAGACAGCACCAGCAATGGGGAGAGACAACTTGTACAAAACAATAGTTCTTATGAAGAGAGAGATTATGTTTATAAAAGTCAGGATATTGTCTTTCCTTTATTGACGCTCTAACTGTTGTGCTTGTTGTTCACTGTAGTGTGTGCTGTAATCGCTGGTCTTCTGACGAGAGGCTGGATGGAAAAACAGTCATCATCACCGGGGCCAACACCGGCATTGGCAAAGAAACAGCCAGGGACCTGGCGAGAAGAGGTACTGCACAATCcacctgtgtgtctgcgtcACACTGTGTCTCTGCCcgtttcttttccttcttccacTTCTGTTCTTTTTTGCAAACTGTGACACATTCCACACCCTGCAGCCCCTAATGCATGAGCGCTTTAAAGCTACACAGCGTGATCTTTAACTGTAGACCTCTGTCCCCAGACCTCCACCACAGAACCAGGGTTAATCCGACTCACTTGTTTGCTCATTGTTTGCAGTGGGAttagacatgtttttttttacatatggcGACCAAGTCAAGTGATTTCTATAGCACCAGCATTTCGTGGTGTATAGTAAGGCCACAGGCAGACAGGAAGGTAATTTGACGCTCTGTCAACTGAAGAGACACTTCACCAAATCCATGAGAAAGACAAATGGCAGAGATGGAAGACAGACGAGGCATCGAGGGGACAGAGGGAGCATTGTGAGGGTTCGCTCCCCTCCCGAGCCAGACAGGCAACAAAGAGAGATGGGAGGGTGCACACAGCagtgctctcacacacacacacacacacacacacacacacacacacacacacacacacacacacacacacacacacacacacacacacacacacacagcgagtaATATGAAAACTGGTTCTGCATAGGCGATCCAGTTTGTTAATGGAAAAACATAAATTTTAATACACGTTTAAGCGATGATGTAAAACCCTTCGTTTTATtatctaataaaatatattgcAAGCATgataaaggagagaaaaggtgaaatttaaagtgagagagagagaggagataaaTGTCGGTGCTTCTTCTTTCAGGCGAGTCCTCTGTCCAATTGCTTTTCCACAAATAGAATTATGTGACGATATATGATGACACCGTGATTAGATTTGCAAGGACTCATAAGGGAAGATGGCTGCTTGGGGCACAGCATCCTCCCATCAGCCATTTTAATACTGTATCTGTTCGGTTCTAACTTTTTCATATTTAGATGCATTTGCCATCTTGACAAAGTGAAATGTGCACATAACTCACTGGTATCAAAGGACAAAAGTTAACGTCTGAAAACTGGGACATTGAATTGAATATGCAGAAAATGATCCggcttcactttgttttttttgtttgcccCTTCATTTGCATTATTCATGCAGCATAACAGCATGTAATCATGTGCTGGGTGATCTTTAACTTGACTCAGTGCAGCCCTCCACTCTCACTGTTTGCGCGtcgttttattttaaatggttGAATTTGACGACCAGCGAAATGGGGGAACAATTGGGTTTTCCCACATGGGAGCAGCAggggagagacaaagacactGTGATGGGATACAGACACCACGCTCCAACTGATTAATGGCTCTCCTCTTCCTTAATTTCTGAGCACAACGgctattttgtgtgtgtgtgtgtgtgtgtgtgtgtatctgtgtgtgtgtgtctgtgtgtcctcagagcccCTTTCTGGGCTCATTAAGGAGAATGCATCGTAATTTGCGTCAGAGGCGAATGAGAATGACACAGCTGAGAGGGCCTTGTGTTCGTGGGAGCGGAGCGGTCGGCTAAATGAGATGCTGAGTGAGAGTTTGGAAAACATCAGAGGATGATCAAACGCACGCTGAGAGATTTAGGTGCGCCCGCCTTAATTGACGTGGGCATCTCAGTGTGACTGCAAATGAGCAAAGCTGTTTTGCAATGTTTGAGTTTGGGAAATCCGAGGGGTTCAAACCTCCCTGTGTGGGACACTGTCCTCCACACAGTAAATCACTGTCATGTTCAGTGTATGAAGCAATGAGTGTAAAATggcttcctcttctctttgtccTGTGATTTATCATGAAGTAAAATTTACTTACAGCACAATTTGTCTTCGTGTGAACTGAGTATCCAGCCTTCACAGTTTCTAGGAGAAACAACTTCACGTGACAGTGTTTTTGGGATTGCGTGAGAAGTCAAAGTAATAGTCGTGCACATTCAAATGATCGTCTCTTTCAGGTGCACGCATCGTGATGGCGTGCAGAGACctggagagagcagaggaggcacGGACGGAAATTCTGGAAGACACGGGAAACGAGAACATCGCCATCAGGAAACTGGATCTGTCCGACACCAAGTCCATCAGAGCGTTCGCTGAGCTCATAATCAAAGGTAGGGAACTGCagagactgtttataaagatggccCCtccctcccactatccagaaatgaagccattACCAGCCACATTccatatcctggatacgaacgccACCGTGTTGTGCATTTGGAGTCCTGTCGATACAAatgtttgaccaatcacaagtcagtctcagctgtcaactGTGACATGTAACCttgttttcatagcatcaaaacTGACACTTGAACAAACCTCAATGTGATAAGAGCAACCGAAGATGGCATGCACTTTTTTTtagtctggtccatgtcccatctactaacatggaggagatgggatttttttgttgtggttgcCGATACTGCAGCCAGTGACCAGGTGGTAATCGAtatgctttggctttacttttggggaagATGTCATGTCGTACATGTTTATATAGGGTCTATGCAACTAACGACTAAAATCTTTACCTATATGTAGATTTTGTACGTGTTTTCTAtaacaagaaaaagaaaccacTGTGGACTGCAGATCATTTGCAAGGTTGCTAGTTCAGACCCTGGCCCTTCCATGTGCCTTTGAACAAGACACCAAACTCCTCCAAATTGTCAGGACACCATTGACGTGTGTCTGCTTGAGGTAATGAGAAGCAATCCGTAAAAGCTAACTTATGATACTTCTAACTGACTAATGTTCTTTTCAGAGGAGAAGCAAGTGAACATCCTGATAAACAACGCAGGCATCATGATGTGTCCCTTCTCCAAGACTGCGGACGGCTTTGAGCTGCAGTTGGGAGTCAATCACTTGGGTGAGTCATCACTGTGAGTTACGTCCACGACATAAAAATTAAGTGAATTGATTTCTGTTGGCCGTGATGTTTATCTGCAGGTTGAATGAAAGGAGAGGTTTTAGTAATTGATGTGACATAAACTGTAATATCTTTTTTCCAGTAATAGGATCACATTATGAGTGGGATTTTCCCACTAAAGAGGGGCAAAAGTATTTTTCCTTCCCACACTGCATCCTATTAACGAGCCGCACAGAACCCGTCAAACCCAGCCGACTAATATATCAGCCTGGAAAATGATCCAGAGTTTTCTTGGAGCTGTCAACGTTTTCCCTACGTTGGACCGTGGCTTCCTTCCAAATGATGGTTTCCTCCAAGGTATTTTTATCACTGCcaggcagagagaggaacacGCTGTGCTCGAGTCACCCACACatctccacacacatgcacacatacatgcgTACTTGTACATGAACGTACATCCTGTAAATGTACACATGTCAAACAATGATAAACTCTGTATAGGTCAACAGGAAAAATGTAACAATGGGTACGGGAAGCGACGAACTCGAACCAGACCTGGAAGTTTCCTTCCACACGTGACACTTTACGGCGATGCCACTGTTCCCTGAACAGAAATTTGTCTTTCTCtattgtttccatttgtttaaATATAGTCCTTGTTTTTACCATTTGAGGAGCAATAATATGAGTTACATCAAAACCCTATCATCTCATCTTTCTGGCTCCTGATACATTGTGATATTCTTGTATAGCAGTCGTAAACAAAGCTGAAAGAATGTTAAACACAAGCAGTTCGATCTATTAGAGATTGAGCCTTTTTACTGATGGAGAATCTAGAGACTCAGTCCAGATCAGAATGTCCTGTTCTTTAGATCAGTGTCACAAAGTTGTCCTCACTATCGGCTCTGCACCGACCACCGAGGAGGAAACAGAACGAGACAGAGAAATTACACCATATCAACACCTTCTTCTGGATTTTCTGGATGGGATTCTTCCGCCAGCTGCCCAGTAAAATGTCCGCAGCATGTCTGAGTGAGAccgtgtgagaatacagcagcgAAATGGAAACTTCACAGCAAGCGAGTGGGTGTagtgatgacgtttctaacacacgatgGAAGCTaaactggaaaaacacaaatatctcatgATGAAGAAGAGGCGCCGTACACATAAAAGACGCAGAAGAAGGCAGGAcgattcaagagcttttggcaaCAAGAGCTGATGCCAGTGTCgatgtactgtaaacaaaagcCCTGAGCTTTCCAAAGCAGAGTTTACACgtcatgtcctccctcctccgtgCTCCAGCCAGTCGCCACCGCTCAACTCAATGTTCTGGAGATGGCAACCTTTCAGTGTTTCTACAAAATACTTGTGTGCATTGACCTTTATAGGGGCTAAAGCCACAAGCCAAAAGATCCCAAAACAAGGGTAAAGGTTGAGTGCTGTGgcatttatttatgtagcatGAAGCAAGAGCCTGAAATGTCTGTTTCTCACTTTGCTCAGGTCACTTCCTGCTCActcacctgctgctggaccTCATCAAACGTTCGGCTCCGGCCCGTATCGTGGTGGTGGCGTCGGTGGCCCACACCTGGACGGGGCTTCGGCTGGATGACATCAACAGCGAGAGGAGCTATGACACCATGAAGGCGTACGGACAGAGCAAGCTGGCCAACGTCCTGTTCGCTCGCTCACTGGCCAAACGGCTACATGGTGAGTGGAGACCGCCGAGGTTTTCATGGAGTCACTGCCGAAGGAAGCAAACGTCACAGGATGGAAGAAAGAATAAATAGAGTAGTCACAGATTTGGTTTTAAGTCAATATACTTTAATGTATTTAGTTTAATGTACTaaattactactactactactactactactactactactactactaataataataataataataataataatacataaatttgattacatttgattgattcattattaatgattgaaatttaattaattaattacttaGTAGACATGGGCTATTTTGGCcatttttaatgcttttaatttgCCTTTATATACCacgtataaaaaaaaatgtgactaTATTAACCAGACAATAAGTGGAcctataaatacacaaaaagcataaaatctgatttgttaaaaaaacttAGTGGTTTGTTATTTGTTAATTATACACACATCTGTTAATGTgtgaacatgaacacatgacATATAGTCTTgttgagaggaaaagaaagagttGAGAAATATatctatttaatttaattagatgGAATAAAACCAAAGTCTAAGATATGTAAATCAGAAAGCAGAAAGCATTGTCTTCAGTTGAACATGAGAGCAGAGTGACATTAGTGTCACACTGGATCGGTTGCTCAAGTCTTTTCTCATTCTGAGGAAGTAGCCTCCTGTTATGTGAATCAGACTTTCACTGGAAATGAGCCATTTTGTTGTCTCACTTCTGgggtttgtttctctgcttaATGGACAAGAACTGAAAgaaattactttaattaaaaaaaagactctCGGGTCTGATGTTTGATTCCACAGATCTTGAGTACAGCTATTAAAACTCAGTCCATTATGGGTTTAactcagaaacaaacaaattggaCATTAAAGGGGAAGaatgagatgaaaatgaaatgcaaacacCATGGCTGATAAAgcttttgatttgaatttgCAAACAAATCACCGATGCTCTACACTGAATATGGAAATGCAACAGGGTCATATGTGCTTGAATGTGTTCATATGATTACatagtgtgtgtgaagtgactGTATAGGGGCCTGTACTCTCTGTATGTCACAGGAACAGGGGTGAGCGTGTTCTCCCTGCACCCGGGGGTGGTGCAGTCCGACCTGTGGAGGCACCAGCACCAGTGCATCCAGGTGGCCGTGAAGATTTTCCGGATTTTCACCAAGACGACAGTGGAGGGAGCTCAGACCACCATCTACTGCGCCGTGGAGCCCGGCCTGGAGAGTCAGAGCGGGGGCTACTTCAGGTACACACAGTATTTCAGCCCACGCACAACTGGTTACATAAGCACTTCTGAAGTGCCGGCTTCACGCTGTTCACTATTACTACCTGCTGACTAACAGTGGGGtttattaaaaaggtttttattcttgtttaaCACATAAATGCACCACACAGCACTTAACAACCATCctctttccctgtgtgtgtgtgtgtgtgtgtgtgtgtgtgtgtgtgtgtgtgtgtgtgtgtgtgtgtgtgtgtgtgtgtgtgtgtgtgtgtgtgtgtgtgtgttcagtgacTGTGCCCCCGCACGCTGCTCGAGGGCGGCCTCCGATGACGACTCAGCCCAGAAACTGTGGGaaatcagctgcaacatgctcGGCATCACCTGGCAGTGAACAGTGGGAAACGAACTGTGTAGTGGAGGAcgttgtgtgtaatgtgtgaatTTCATctataaaaaaagacagacggCACTGTTGGGCACTTAAAGAGGCGTTGTTGTTTCTGTTACTGTTGtgaaattatgtattttaataacTGGAAGTTCAATATGGTCTAAATAGGACTGAATCTCTATCAAGGGCTCCTTTATTTTATACATAATGGGAAGAATCTGATGTTTGGTCAATTGCATTGATCAAACAGGGTTTCATGTCTTACCCATATTGTCAGATTGTTTTTAGTACTCTGTAGAATGTTGAGGAAATAATTTTGAATTATCTTATCACTACACCTTTGCTAGTTTATAGCTCGCTATATTCTTTGTATAgttggttttctttgtttttgtcttttgaccCATCGTGAATTCCTTTCTAATATTTACCAAACGTTCAGTTTGCAGTGTCTTGTGTAACAGAGGAGTAGTTTTTTGGCACAGACGAGAACGATTTGGCTCCAAACGGCcttgaaaagtattttttcaaaGTAACATGTGAATGAAGTAATGTACTTACTGTAGCTGGCAATAGGAAATGGTTAATGTTCTTCTTTTGTGAATCAGAATGTAATTTTAATGCCTCTGGgtggcatggtggtgcagtggatAGCCTCACCGCCCCCACAAACAGCTTCTGGGGTCGAACCATCCAGACAGCCAAGGCCTTTATTGTTTCCATATTCCCCTCGTGCCTGTGCCTGAGTACTCTGGCTTCTTTCCACAGACATGCAGGTTCGATTAACTGGAGAAATTGGGGGATAAACtgtccgtaggtgtgaatgtgagcgtggaTAGTTGTTGGGTTCTCAGCCCTGTGGTTGTCTGGTGATCTCTCCCGGATGTTCGGCTCCCGTctgatgtcagctgggattggctccaggaTAAGAGATACAACTACTGGATGGATGAACTGTTTCACTACATTTTCCTAAATGATATCAGAGGTCTCTCCTGTTGCAGTAATAATTGTAACCACAATATGGTTACATGTGGTTATGCGGTGAAGGCGTTAGGAAAGCCTCTGACGATGTGGCAGCATGTAcataatgtataaaaataaatctgttaaaacgaaaaaaaacaaagtttggcttgtttgctgcatgtgtgagttGTGATCGTGTGTATGATGATGACAAGCCGCTGGGTTGACGTTTTCAGATGCAGTGACATGTGACTCTGGTATGAATTTCGCTTTTGAGATTTAAAAGAGATTAGGTGAGATTAGTGTTTAAGTAATGAGAGAATTTAGGGTTTTAATGTCTCGGTCAGTGCCACCCAAACAGACGACTGCATTTCAATGTGACTGACTCCACGGCCACTTTGTCAAAGAgacaaaagtgaaaagtaatGTTTGAATCCTGCTGCTTACAACATTGTGCTGTTTAATATTATTCACTGATCAGAGAACTAATTGATTTCCATGTAcagaatatttagtttttctagACATGAGTATTATTTTAAGTGTGATGCTAGTCACAGCAGACAATAATAAAGAACACAGATCAGTAGAACTGTATGAACACACCTTATGTTAATCTGAGTCACATGGGGGAGTGTGTAAGACTGAAGGAATGTGGAATGAGCTTGAGGAGTGGCCACAGCGTCGCCTCTAAGCAACACACGTAATATGATTACAGACTGATTTAAGAGTTATGAAATCAGCCGATATGAGTCTTTAGATAGTATCGGCAGTTATCTTTGCAGAGATTCAAACTTTGACTTCACAGACTAAACCATGTAGAAAAGATGCATTtatgttgattttaaaaaatgtttcttctgttattattacatatcatttagctgacaaTTTTATCCGAAGCGACTTCCAAAATAAACATCCCATCAGTCAACTTTCCCGTGaccagaaattaaatatattaaagtgGCAGTTTTGAAAAATTGTCACTTAATTGTAATAAACCGACAGCGAAATGTCCACATGCTTCATTAAACTGAAGTGACAGTGGCCTCTTatcaagaaagaaagaaggtaGGTCTgggtattttgtttttaaaatataataataaagaagCTTTGGTTGATAAAAGGTAAAATATATATCagtaatatttaattaattaaaaatgatatcCTTATAAAATAAAGATCTATAATACTTTACCATTCTGAGGTTGAATAAGGAGTTGTAATAAATCTGTTTTCCATTAAGGGTCAAATTGAAGTAACCAACACCAGTGCTGCTGTGACGACAAGTGGCAGTGTCTGTAATGAACCTCCTCGCCTGCAGGTGGCCGTGTGGATAATATCGAAGCAAAGAATCAGCGTCTCCTGCGCACGCGCGGTGAAAGTCTACGTCATCTCTTCTCGAGTTAAGTGTGATCTGAAAGCGACGTGTCTCTCAGAGCTCAGACTGTTCCTCCTCCGATCACCGCCTCAGAACAAGGTGAGACCCGAGCTGCCGCTTTATACCTTCTTTTATTCACACTAGAGTTTAACACAGTTGCTGCTTTGACAGCTTTAACGTGTATTTGTCGCGTTTCCAGCGAACTGCCACGTCGAGCTAGTAGCTTTTCAAACGCTAGCTAGCTAGGAGGAGCTAGCACAGCTACAAATCAcggttttctgttgtttaaaggAGTTTCGGTTAAACTACAGTTTAACACGTCACTTAACAGCAGGTTTTATGTGTCAACAAATGTAACGTGGGTGTAGTTTATTGTTGTTGAACGTGGTATTCGCGATATGCTGAATGTATACGTCATCATTGTGAGCAGCCCAGACGTTAACACTGAtgttgtcttcttcttcttcttcttctgttcttcatcctcatcaGCCCAAACAAACACCATGGATCAGGTAATGCAGTTCGTCGAGCCCAGCCGGCAGTTCGTCAAAGACTCGATCAGGCTCGTGAAGAGGTGCACGAAGCCCGACAGGAAAGGTACCAGCTTTCAATCTTAAATGGGCCACCTCGGCTTTGATGTGCTGTGTCAGAACTTGTATTTGATCTGAGGTACATGGTTTAAAAGTTCGACTGATTAGGAAAAGCATGTGGGATGTTGTTATACTTTGTACTTACTTAATATCTGAGGATTCTCAGTCATCTGGATCATTTAGTAGTTTTTACTTCCACCACTggacttgtttgtgtttcttgaagatgttttcacttctcatccaagaggcttctccTCTGCTGAAGTTCTACTTTTCACTTAACTATAACTTTCCTCCTGTCAGAGTTCCAGAAGATCGCCATGGCCACGGCGATCGGATTCGCCATCATGGGTTTCATCGGTTTCTTCGTCAAACTCATTCACATCCCCATCAACAACATCATTGTGTAAGTGGCAGTAACACCTACATTATTCACATCGTAAGCTCGTTACAGGGAAGAGGGAGAAACGGATTTGTCTTGATTTGATGTGATCACAACTTTTGATATCATCAAGTAGAGACAAATAAGATGTGCTTCGTCCAGGACTGTGCTATCTCAGGCTTTTTACCCCAGTGTCTCCCTCCCTGATATCTGTGATGACTCTAGTGATTGTGTTCATGATCTTACACACTTCTCCTTGCTTTTAAATTGTCTTACTCACAATAAAGATGTGCATTGAAATTAGAATTGGGTATGTAGGAATTAATTGAGCTGTTATGTCTGTTCATGACTGGCAAGTTAATTAATTGTCctacattcaaaataaaacaattaaaaactgcAGTATTTGTAGGTTTATATATTTCCCAAGGCTCTTTTGTTAAGATTCCACGTTTAGCGTCTTAATTTTTTATAGATAATGGAAACATGCCTAAAACATGACCCCAACGTGACATCTTTGTGTTCAATGTTATGATTAATGGTGTCAACACAATTATTGATAAATTACCGTCAGAAATGaccaaaaacaaatcagtttcaCTAAGGCCACATTTTAGGGACTTTCTACTAAAATGTCAGTAGAaattccacatttatttattaaggtATACAATTAAtaggaaaacaaatgatttactCCTCTCTTGCATGAGACAGTTCGTTTTGTTACATCAGTGGTAGAATAGCAGCATCTCATCCAAGGACCTGGTGTTAAATTCACATCACAATTTATACAGCTGATGAAtattacagaaaatatttagtattttgtgCATAAAAGATTTAAAGCATTCAAATACAATTAATTTATGGTAAAGGGTGTCAGAATATACACTATTCTGAATTTGAGGAGTCGGATTGTCAATTCTCGAAGGAAAACTGACGGGAGTGGTTTTCATCAGTGGTGGTTTTAATGCGTTAGCTGGGTCattaaaaaatgtgaatattacTGTTAAAAAATAGTATTGGCCACATTTTGATTACTTGTCCCtaacactttcttttttattttctttcttccagtGGTGGTTAAATCCTGGTCAGAGAAAAACAATTTTCAATACCTGGGGACGGGTGACGGTGCTGTAAAGTGATATTGGGCTGATGTGATCGGGACTGAATGGGGATGGCAATTTTTACGTTCTGTGCACAACATTTGTATTtgctgtgtaaataaaacaaatggaaacCCACTTTTGATTTGTCCCGTCTATGCAAACAGCATTGCTGCCCTCGCTACATTGTAGTCTACATTTTCTaacctgaagaagaagacaggTGGAAATACTTTTTATTCTATAATCAGTGAAAAAGGATGATACAGAAGGCACATGTTGAAGTGGAATCCTGCACTTTTAAATGACGATGTAAAGTTCGTGATTGTGACTCAACGTGTTTGTGATTTTTCTACAATATGCTGTCATCTCAGTACTCGGTACTTGAAATGGACCAGCTGTATGAAAAAAGGTTGTATGAGGTGCATTTTCAACGACAGAGACAAAACTACTTTGTGATACATTTTGAATTCATCCCTacacagtgaaaaaaaacaatgatctAGCAGAAGAGCATTGTCCAggatataaaaatgaaaataatctgcTATTTCGGTTCTGTTTTGAATTACCTGTGGGCCAAGTCATGCAAAATTCATAAAAGCACTTAAGTGAGATTTCTGTTACATTtaaaggtgtttttctttttgtactccacatttttacaaaatatagaAAACCAGTGACTCCGCTGTAGCCAAGACGCTGGATTCCATGTGTGATGTTCTGATTAGTCGAACACTAACGGAAAGCAAATCTTTTCTGTGctattctatatttttctgGATGCCCATGCTCCACAGTAGTGGCTGGTCTGTGATCACCGTGACAGGCTTCCTGGGGTTTCCAGGAGCGACGGGCTCGTAGGTGTTGGACGTGCTCACCAGCTTCCCAAACTGCAGGACCTGGTTATCTGGACAGAGAAGACAGATACAATTGGGTTGAAACGCATCAGTAATATTGTAAACTACTAAATGTCAACTTTAAATAGTCAAGTTAACAGTTTGAGGTCGTGCACATGACTTTGATTTGTCTCTTAACACAGTTTTGGACCTAGCGAGGCGATGTCAACGCCGCACACCGGGTTCCTGGCACGAACCcgaacacattcacacaggctATTGTGCTGAGGCCACTGAGCACTCTTCCACTTAGTGCTTACTGAAGTGTTAAGAAATCCTCTGAAAGGAGAATCCTTCAGCTGACACAGGAAAGGTGACAACTTATATAAGGCTCATTGTTCGATACCATTTATAACGACAAGTAGCACAGTGAAGGAGAAAGAACTCTTCAAACAGAGGgattcaaaagaagaaaagacaccGTTAGaccagatacatttttaaaccacGGATGTTATTCACCAGGTCTGACACATCTAGTCTGGAATAATTTCACATATAAGACAGCCCGGATTCTTCCAAGGTCAAacctttgtgaaatatttgctccAGTTTCATGGGTAACTTCCTCTTTGTGTTCTTTTCCTGACACGAGTGCTGTGACAAATCGCTGAGTCCTTTCCCTTTTTATTATGGCTCATTATAACAACTTGGATGGTCCA harbors:
- the zgc:112332 gene encoding retinol dehydrogenase 12 gives rise to the protein MYHSVCCNRWSSDERLDGKTVIITGANTGIGKETARDLARRGARIVMACRDLERAEEARTEILEDTGNENIAIRKLDLSDTKSIRAFAELIIKEEKQVNILINNAGIMMCPFSKTADGFELQLGVNHLGHFLLTHLLLDLIKRSAPARIVVVASVAHTWTGLRLDDINSERSYDTMKAYGQSKLANVLFARSLAKRLHGTGVSVFSLHPGVVQSDLWRHQHQCIQVAVKIFRIFTKTTVEGAQTTIYCAVEPGLESQSGGYFSDCAPARCSRAASDDDSAQKLWEISCNMLGITWQ
- the sec61g gene encoding protein transport protein Sec61 subunit gamma — protein: MDQVMQFVEPSRQFVKDSIRLVKRCTKPDRKEFQKIAMATAIGFAIMGFIGFFVKLIHIPINNIIVGG